Proteins encoded in a region of the Bacteroidales bacterium genome:
- a CDS encoding transglycosylase domain-containing protein, with product MPEAKKKNTKKKKVLVIFWGTVTGLFLLVFLLFVLIVNGKFGFMPTFEYLENPKTSIATEVYSSDGELLTTFFLNENRNPVTYKDLPPYLVNALIAREDHRFVDHSGIDGIGLIRVAVKTVLLGRRGEGGGSTITQQLAKQLFERDTTQYRWGLVRKAHMATIKFREWVIAVRLEKQYTKQEIITMYLNIVPFGYDAYGIKSAARTYFKQSVDSLRIEDAALLVGMLKAPSRYNPVRHPERALVRRNGVLSKMEENNFLNERMADSLKQLPIQLDFERLDHVAGIAPYFREYLRKTMDKKKPEKERYGNPLSYQEDSIQWAENPLFGWCSKNLKPDHTPYSLYTDGLKIYTTIDSRMQKYAEESMKQYMKETIQAEFFREKKNRRKAPFSEDVTNEQIETIMSNAIRGTARYITLRKQELSWNDIIKNFKTPCEMTIFSWDGEIDTIMSPWDSIRWHKSFLRASMMAMNPHTGEVKAYVGGIDYRHFKWDGVTVQKRQVGSTFKPFLYTLAMQDKKELTPCYRVLNVPQSFIDGDTTWQPRSSGRKEFLYQPVTLKWALATSENNITAWLLKQVSAEAVAEMARKMGVKNKIDPVPSIVLGTPELSLAEMVGAFSVYPNKGVYSEPIYVTRIEDKNGNVLQRFNSYKEEAISEHTAYLMVNLLEGVVKGGTASRLRYTYNLRTMDMGGKTGTSQRHSDGWYIGITPDLVAGVWVGGEDRGIRFDNMKIGQGANTALPIYGLFMQKVYADKSIGLTQEPFERPDGFNVDLNCDVDKEFGGNIDYDESML from the coding sequence ATGCCTGAAGCGAAAAAAAAGAACACAAAGAAAAAGAAGGTTTTGGTTATATTCTGGGGCACGGTTACCGGATTATTCCTTCTCGTCTTCCTCCTTTTTGTATTGATTGTCAATGGAAAATTCGGATTCATGCCCACGTTTGAGTACCTGGAAAATCCAAAAACCAGTATCGCCACAGAAGTATATTCCTCTGACGGAGAATTATTGACTACTTTTTTCCTGAATGAGAACCGGAATCCGGTCACCTATAAAGACCTGCCCCCATATCTGGTCAATGCATTAATTGCACGTGAAGATCACCGCTTTGTGGATCACTCAGGAATCGATGGCATCGGGTTGATCCGTGTTGCTGTAAAGACAGTACTATTAGGACGCAGGGGCGAAGGCGGCGGAAGTACCATTACCCAACAATTGGCCAAACAACTTTTTGAAAGAGATACCACCCAATACAGATGGGGTCTTGTCCGGAAAGCGCACATGGCTACCATCAAATTCAGGGAATGGGTGATTGCCGTGCGTCTTGAAAAACAATATACCAAACAGGAAATCATCACCATGTATCTGAACATTGTTCCTTTCGGGTACGATGCTTATGGCATCAAATCGGCAGCACGTACTTATTTTAAACAAAGTGTGGATTCGTTAAGGATCGAAGATGCTGCTTTACTGGTAGGTATGCTTAAAGCCCCTTCCAGATACAATCCGGTAAGGCATCCAGAAAGGGCCCTGGTGCGACGCAATGGGGTATTGTCCAAAATGGAAGAAAATAACTTCCTGAATGAAAGGATGGCCGACTCCCTGAAACAATTACCCATTCAGTTGGATTTTGAACGGCTCGATCATGTAGCCGGTATCGCACCTTATTTCAGGGAATATCTGAGAAAGACCATGGATAAGAAAAAACCGGAAAAAGAACGGTATGGAAATCCTCTTTCCTATCAGGAAGACTCCATACAGTGGGCCGAAAATCCTTTGTTCGGATGGTGCAGCAAAAATCTCAAGCCGGACCATACCCCATATAGCCTATACACAGACGGACTGAAGATATATACGACCATTGATTCCCGGATGCAAAAATATGCCGAAGAGTCGATGAAACAATATATGAAAGAAACGATACAGGCGGAATTCTTCAGGGAAAAGAAAAACAGGAGAAAAGCGCCATTTTCAGAAGACGTGACAAACGAACAGATCGAAACCATCATGTCCAATGCGATACGCGGAACCGCTCGGTACATTACTCTCCGGAAACAGGAACTTTCCTGGAATGATATCATCAAAAACTTCAAAACTCCCTGTGAGATGACCATATTCTCCTGGGACGGTGAGATCGACACCATTATGAGTCCCTGGGATTCCATCCGCTGGCACAAAAGTTTCCTCCGCGCAAGTATGATGGCCATGAATCCCCATACGGGAGAAGTAAAAGCATATGTCGGCGGGATAGATTACCGGCATTTTAAATGGGATGGGGTAACGGTTCAGAAAAGGCAGGTCGGCTCCACCTTCAAGCCGTTTTTATATACTCTGGCCATGCAGGATAAAAAGGAATTAACTCCTTGCTATCGGGTCCTGAATGTTCCCCAATCATTCATTGACGGAGATACTACATGGCAACCCAGAAGTTCCGGCAGAAAAGAATTTCTTTACCAGCCGGTAACACTAAAATGGGCGTTGGCCACCTCTGAAAATAATATCACTGCATGGCTATTGAAACAGGTCTCAGCCGAAGCTGTAGCTGAAATGGCCAGGAAAATGGGCGTAAAAAACAAAATTGACCCGGTTCCTTCCATTGTGCTGGGAACCCCGGAATTATCACTGGCTGAAATGGTAGGGGCATTTTCCGTATATCCTAATAAAGGGGTATATTCCGAACCTATTTATGTTACCAGGATTGAAGATAAAAACGGAAATGTACTGCAGCGCTTTAACTCCTATAAGGAAGAAGCGATCAGCGAACATACCGCATACCTGATGGTAAACCTGCTGGAAGGAGTGGTTAAAGGAGGTACAGCCAGCAGGCTACGTTATACATATAACCTAAGAACCATGGACATGGGTGGCAAAACCGGAACCTCCCAGAGACATTCCGACGGATGGTATATAGGTATTACTCCGGATCTGGTCGCCGGTGTATGGGTGGGCGGTGAAGACCGTGGTATCCGTTTTGATAATATGAAAATAGGACAGGGAGCAAACACAGCACTCCCCATATATGGCCTGTTCATGCAAAAAGTATATGCGGATAAAAGTATCGGACTGACACAGGAACCCTTTGAAAGACCGGACGGTTTCAATGTAGACCTGAATTGCGATGTAGACAAAGAGTTTGGTGGAAACATTGATTATGACGAATCAATGCTATAA
- a CDS encoding uroporphyrinogen-III synthase has protein sequence MKIKRILVSQPQPGEAQKSPFTELADKYHLKVDFKPFIQIEGVSAKEFRQYRVDILAHGAVFLTSKTAVDHYFRICEEMRITVPDTMKYFCTSESIANYLQKYIVYRKRKIFFAPKVDDLLDMMQKHKDEKIFLPLSDPHKPEIPKLLDKRKFKYTKVILYRTVSSDLSDIDITDYNALVFYSPTEIKSLFQNFSGFEQSETLIACFGPTTTKAAKDAKLRIDVQAPTPQFPSMTMALEHYIKELSKNGKPTKSA, from the coding sequence TTGAAGATTAAGAGAATTTTAGTATCGCAGCCGCAACCTGGCGAAGCACAAAAATCACCTTTCACAGAACTGGCTGATAAGTACCATTTAAAAGTTGATTTTAAACCCTTTATTCAAATAGAAGGGGTCAGTGCTAAGGAGTTCCGTCAATACAGAGTAGATATTTTAGCACACGGAGCGGTTTTCCTCACCAGCAAAACCGCAGTGGATCATTATTTCCGGATCTGTGAAGAAATGCGTATCACTGTTCCGGATACCATGAAGTATTTCTGTACCTCCGAATCAATTGCTAATTATTTGCAAAAGTACATCGTTTACCGCAAACGAAAGATCTTCTTTGCACCGAAGGTGGACGATCTGCTGGATATGATGCAGAAACATAAAGATGAAAAGATATTTTTACCGCTTTCGGATCCGCACAAACCGGAAATACCTAAATTGCTGGATAAGAGAAAATTTAAATACACGAAAGTAATCCTCTACCGGACAGTAAGCAGTGATCTATCGGATATCGATATTACTGATTATAACGCTTTGGTTTTTTATAGTCCTACTGAAATAAAATCCTTGTTCCAGAATTTTTCCGGATTTGAACAATCGGAAACACTGATTGCCTGTTTCGGACCTACTACCACCAAAGCGGCAAAGGATGCCAAGCTGCGTATCGATGTTCAGGCCCCGACCCCCCAGTTTCCATCTATGACCATGGCCCTTGAACATTACATCAAAGAATTGTCCAAAAACGGAAAGCCCACAAAGTCTGCCTGA
- the yidD gene encoding membrane protein insertion efficiency factor YidD produces the protein MRNPIKYLMIGLVRFYQSSISPLTPASCRYTPTCSQYAIEALQKYGVIKGTWLALKRILRCHPWGGHGYDPVP, from the coding sequence ATGCGGAATCCCATTAAATATTTGATGATCGGATTGGTCAGATTTTACCAGTCCAGCATATCTCCGCTAACCCCGGCCTCTTGCCGTTATACCCCGACCTGCTCCCAGTACGCCATTGAAGCGCTGCAAAAATATGGTGTTATCAAAGGCACCTGGCTGGCCCTGAAACGTATTTTACGTTGCCACCCGTGGGGCGGACACGGATACGATCCGGTTCCATGA
- the scpA gene encoding methylmalonyl-CoA mutase gives MKPNFKSINYKTAPSSGTIKPGSLWQTPEQIPVKPVYTAADLEGMEHLNYAAGITPYLRGPYSTMYVMRPWTIRQYAGFSTAEESNAFYRRNLAAGQKGLSVAFDLATHRGYDADHERVVGDVGKAGVSICSVEDMKILFDQIPLNKMSVSMTMNGAVLPIMAFYIVAALEQGAKLEELAGTIQNDILKEFMVRNTYIYPPEMSMRIIGDIFAYTSQNMPKFNSISISGYHMQEAGATCDIEMAYTLADGLEYLRTGVNAGMNIDAFAPRLSFFWAIGMNHFMEIAKMRAARMLWAKIVKTFNPKNPKSLALRTHSQTSGWSLTEQDPFNNVARTCVEAMAAALGHTQSLHTNALDEAIALPTDFSARIARNTQIYIQEETDICREVDPWAGSYYVESLTHELAQKGWALIEEVENLGGMAKAIESGIPKMRIEEAAARKQARIDSGKDTIVGVNKYRLEKEDALEILEVDNTSVRRQQIERLQALKANRNNDEVKAALEAITESARSGKGNLLALSVEAAAKRASLGEISDAIENVSGRYKAVIRTISGVYSTESQEDPDFKEAKALAEQFAKKAGRQPRIMVAKMGQDGHDRGAKVVATGYADLGFDVDMGPLFQTPAEAAKQAVENDVHVLGVSSLAAGHKTLVPQVIEELKKLGREDIMVIAGGVIPAQDYQYLYDAGVVAIFGPGTSVSAAGKKILEILIQTV, from the coding sequence ATGAAACCAAATTTTAAATCCATCAATTATAAAACTGCTCCGTCATCCGGTACTATCAAGCCCGGATCGTTGTGGCAAACACCAGAACAGATCCCTGTAAAACCGGTATATACTGCCGCCGATCTTGAAGGTATGGAGCACCTGAATTATGCAGCCGGCATCACTCCTTATCTACGTGGACCTTACTCAACCATGTATGTGATGCGCCCGTGGACCATCCGTCAATATGCCGGATTTTCCACAGCAGAAGAATCGAATGCTTTTTACCGCCGTAATCTGGCAGCAGGACAAAAAGGACTTTCCGTAGCTTTTGACCTGGCCACACACCGCGGATATGACGCAGACCACGAACGTGTGGTAGGAGACGTCGGGAAAGCAGGGGTATCTATCTGTAGCGTCGAGGACATGAAAATCCTGTTCGACCAGATCCCACTCAACAAAATGTCTGTTTCCATGACCATGAACGGTGCTGTTCTTCCTATAATGGCTTTTTATATTGTAGCAGCCCTGGAGCAGGGCGCCAAACTTGAGGAACTGGCAGGTACCATCCAGAATGATATCCTGAAAGAATTCATGGTACGTAATACATATATTTATCCGCCGGAAATGAGCATGCGAATTATTGGTGATATTTTTGCCTATACTTCGCAAAACATGCCGAAATTCAATTCAATATCCATTTCCGGTTACCACATGCAGGAAGCCGGTGCTACCTGCGACATCGAAATGGCATACACCCTGGCCGACGGATTGGAGTACCTTCGTACAGGAGTTAACGCAGGCATGAATATCGACGCTTTTGCTCCACGCCTTTCATTCTTCTGGGCTATCGGGATGAATCATTTCATGGAAATCGCCAAGATGCGTGCAGCACGTATGTTATGGGCAAAAATCGTAAAGACATTCAATCCTAAAAATCCAAAATCGCTGGCTCTGCGTACACACTCACAGACCTCAGGCTGGAGTCTTACCGAACAGGATCCGTTCAACAATGTGGCACGTACCTGTGTTGAAGCGATGGCGGCAGCATTGGGGCACACACAATCATTACATACCAACGCTCTGGATGAAGCCATTGCTCTTCCTACGGATTTCTCCGCACGTATTGCACGTAACACACAGATATACATTCAGGAAGAAACAGATATCTGTCGCGAAGTAGACCCATGGGCAGGTTCATACTATGTGGAATCACTCACTCATGAACTGGCTCAGAAAGGCTGGGCTTTGATTGAGGAAGTGGAAAACCTCGGTGGAATGGCTAAAGCAATTGAAAGCGGTATTCCCAAAATGAGGATCGAAGAGGCTGCAGCCCGTAAACAGGCACGCATCGACTCGGGAAAAGATACTATTGTCGGCGTCAATAAATACCGTCTGGAAAAAGAAGATGCACTCGAAATCCTTGAAGTGGATAACACATCAGTACGCCGTCAACAGATCGAACGCTTACAGGCTTTAAAAGCCAACCGTAACAATGATGAAGTAAAAGCAGCATTAGAAGCTATTACTGAATCGGCTCGTTCGGGTAAAGGTAATTTGCTTGCATTGAGTGTTGAAGCTGCAGCAAAACGAGCTTCATTAGGCGAGATTTCAGATGCTATTGAAAATGTTTCAGGAAGATATAAAGCTGTGATACGTACTATTTCAGGGGTATATTCCACCGAAAGCCAGGAAGATCCCGATTTCAAAGAAGCCAAAGCACTGGCAGAACAATTTGCTAAAAAAGCAGGCCGTCAACCCCGTATTATGGTTGCCAAAATGGGACAGGACGGACACGACCGTGGTGCAAAAGTAGTTGCTACCGGTTATGCCGACCTCGGATTCGACGTGGATATGGGACCTCTGTTCCAGACTCCTGCCGAAGCAGCCAAACAGGCTGTTGAAAACGATGTGCATGTATTGGGTGTCTCATCATTGGCAGCCGGACATAAAACATTGGTTCCCCAGGTAATTGAAGAATTGAAGAAACTGGGCCGTGAAGATATCATGGTCATTGCCGGTGGAGTAATTCCCGCTCAGGATTATCAGTATTTGTATGATGCAGGGGTGGTCGCTATTTTCGGACCC
- a CDS encoding methylmalonyl-CoA mutase family protein has protein sequence MSDKKLFSEFPPVTTEQWEEQIAIDLKGADYEKKLVWRTNEGFSVRPYYRSENLNDLQYLNALPGQFPYVRGNKKESNNWSIRQDIHVKDITEANTKALDALKKGADSIGFDFCGKGKEKEIDVAALLKGISSETYPIHFDVGVNSVSVLEAFTKVKGSRGSVFFDPLGRLAACGCFYKKTEFPTDTVKKLLELSKGLEDFRVIGVDASQFQNAGASIVQELAYALSMGSEYLSLMTDAGEKAGEVAKRMQFKFAVGSNYFMEIAKMRAARLLWANIIKAYAPSEEEAAYMYIHGETADWNMTVYDPYVNMLRTTTEAMSAAIAGVDSLSVQPFDSAYRKADTFSERIARNQQIILREESYMNKIVDPSAGSYYIENLTASIAENAWKLFLDIEDKGGYIAAMKEGLIQAQIKASADKRRSAVASRKETLLGTNQFANTTEFMKDQVEGCTCGGHSCDCEKVAEPIKMLRLGEEFEALRLRTEQSGRRPKVFMLTIGNLAMRKARASFASNFFSVAGFEIIDNNGFKTVDEGVDAAVKAKADIIVLCSSDDEYPELAPQAVKTAKGKGILVLAGYPKAIVDDLKAAGIENFIFAGQNVLEALTDYQKMLGI, from the coding sequence ATGTCGGACAAAAAGCTGTTTTCAGAATTTCCGCCGGTAACCACAGAACAATGGGAAGAACAGATTGCCATTGACCTGAAAGGTGCCGACTATGAAAAAAAGTTAGTATGGCGAACCAATGAAGGTTTTTCTGTTCGTCCGTACTACCGTAGTGAAAATCTTAACGACCTGCAATACCTGAATGCATTGCCCGGTCAATTCCCTTATGTGCGGGGAAACAAAAAAGAATCCAACAATTGGTCGATACGCCAGGACATACATGTCAAGGATATTACCGAAGCCAATACTAAAGCTTTGGATGCCCTGAAAAAAGGAGCCGACTCCATTGGTTTCGACTTTTGTGGAAAAGGAAAGGAAAAGGAAATAGATGTAGCTGCCTTGCTGAAAGGTATCTCCAGTGAAACCTACCCCATCCATTTTGATGTCGGGGTAAATTCGGTCTCTGTGCTGGAAGCTTTTACTAAGGTTAAGGGGTCACGTGGTTCTGTATTCTTTGATCCGTTGGGACGATTGGCTGCCTGCGGTTGTTTTTACAAAAAAACCGAATTTCCGACTGACACAGTCAAAAAATTACTGGAATTATCCAAAGGTTTGGAGGATTTCAGGGTAATCGGTGTAGATGCGTCCCAATTCCAGAATGCCGGGGCATCTATCGTACAGGAATTGGCCTATGCATTGAGTATGGGGAGCGAATATCTTTCACTAATGACCGATGCAGGGGAAAAAGCCGGGGAAGTGGCGAAACGTATGCAATTTAAATTTGCAGTCGGTTCGAACTATTTCATGGAAATTGCTAAGATGCGTGCTGCGCGCCTGCTATGGGCTAATATCATAAAAGCCTATGCTCCCTCCGAAGAAGAAGCGGCTTACATGTATATCCATGGCGAAACAGCCGACTGGAACATGACTGTTTACGATCCGTATGTGAATATGTTAAGAACGACTACGGAAGCCATGTCGGCAGCTATTGCCGGTGTTGACTCACTTTCCGTACAACCGTTCGACAGCGCTTACCGTAAGGCCGACACATTCTCTGAACGCATTGCCCGCAACCAGCAAATCATCTTAAGGGAAGAATCCTACATGAACAAAATCGTGGATCCTTCAGCCGGTTCTTATTATATTGAAAACCTCACTGCTTCAATTGCCGAAAATGCCTGGAAATTATTCCTGGATATCGAAGATAAAGGTGGCTATATCGCAGCCATGAAAGAAGGGTTGATCCAGGCCCAGATAAAGGCAAGTGCAGACAAACGCCGTTCAGCAGTGGCCTCTCGTAAAGAAACATTACTGGGTACCAACCAATTTGCTAATACCACCGAATTCATGAAAGATCAGGTGGAAGGATGTACTTGTGGCGGTCATTCCTGTGACTGTGAAAAGGTAGCAGAACCTATCAAAATGCTCCGCCTGGGTGAAGAATTCGAAGCTTTACGGTTACGTACCGAACAAAGTGGCCGCCGCCCGAAAGTATTTATGCTGACTATCGGAAACCTGGCTATGCGTAAAGCACGTGCAAGCTTTGCCAGCAACTTCTTTTCCGTTGCAGGCTTTGAAATAATCGACAACAATGGATTCAAAACAGTAGATGAAGGTGTTGATGCAGCTGTAAAAGCAAAAGCCGATATCATTGTCTTATGCAGCAGCGACGATGAATATCCGGAACTGGCACCACAAGCAGTAAAAACAGCTAAAGGAAAAGGTATCCTCGTACTGGCCGGTTATCCGAAAGCCATTGTTGATGATCTGAAAGCCGCTGGCATTGAGAACTTTATTTTCGCCGGACAAAATGTGTTGGAAGCTTTGACCGATTACCAAAAAATGTTAGGAATTTAA
- the rnpA gene encoding ribonuclease P protein component, translating to MSATKIHTFSKSERLCGKRIISELFCDGKSFFLNPYKIFWTKVSTIDDASFPVKFAVAVPKRKFKRAVARNLIKRRTREAFRTNKQLLSESIPEGKQIHLMVVYTSDQSLPYTELDASMKKIVQYIVRKNAESH from the coding sequence ATGTCTGCCACAAAAATCCATACTTTTTCCAAAAGTGAACGTTTATGTGGAAAACGGATTATCTCAGAATTGTTCTGTGATGGAAAATCTTTTTTCCTGAACCCGTACAAGATTTTTTGGACAAAAGTATCTACAATCGATGATGCTTCTTTTCCTGTGAAATTTGCAGTGGCTGTTCCCAAACGCAAATTTAAACGGGCAGTGGCCCGTAACCTGATCAAAAGACGCACGCGGGAAGCATTCCGGACCAACAAACAGTTATTGAGCGAATCGATCCCGGAAGGAAAACAGATACATCTGATGGTGGTTTATACCTCTGATCAGTCGTTGCCGTATACGGAACTGGATGCTTCAATGAAAAAAATCGTCCAATATATTGTCCGGAAAAATGCGGAATCCCATTAA
- a CDS encoding DUF4271 domain-containing protein: protein MPVFFPVADLTYSRENIPGIQQDTLIVLPKPVNQPVQLDIPSSRSRIDLDRMQEIMERAEEREQEILAQQSVIVRPRIERIRKPSIEVDPLMMKYLHIGCNPPINFPDTLPLTVLEQYFQPIPKIILPQDILITEGYFEETLPDSIVSYAEPSAILPAPANHFLPVNPRMNSYPNAIVLFLLGTLVFFTWIKYNFGRNLKQMVLSFFSFQQARRTFEERKESDKQAALYTNIFSYVITGIFISLVFPKLGFSLPWEGYTVPILFFSVAIALLYAINAIIWKIFGTIFLIQPVSMEYIYTLYLYNRNTGIFIFPLVAIMPFVPYVVLHPLIYTIIAIICLVYLLRVFRFFQIIRSKNASFFYFILYLCTLEILPFLIFAKTCKMLIDF from the coding sequence ATGCCTGTGTTTTTTCCTGTTGCTGACCTGACTTATTCCCGGGAAAATATTCCCGGAATACAACAGGATACACTGATCGTACTTCCTAAACCGGTAAATCAACCGGTTCAACTGGATATTCCTTCATCCAGATCGAGAATAGACCTGGATCGCATGCAGGAGATCATGGAAAGGGCCGAAGAAAGAGAACAGGAAATCCTAGCCCAACAATCTGTCATTGTCCGGCCCCGGATTGAGAGGATCCGAAAACCTTCCATTGAGGTGGATCCCCTGATGATGAAATATCTTCATATCGGATGCAACCCACCCATCAACTTTCCGGATACCCTCCCATTAACCGTCCTTGAACAATATTTTCAACCGATCCCAAAAATCATTCTTCCCCAGGATATACTTATTACTGAAGGTTATTTTGAAGAAACGTTACCTGACAGCATTGTCTCTTATGCTGAACCATCTGCCATTCTTCCTGCTCCGGCCAATCATTTCCTGCCGGTAAACCCTCGCATGAACAGCTACCCGAATGCCATCGTACTTTTTCTTTTAGGCACACTGGTCTTTTTTACATGGATAAAATACAATTTTGGAAGGAACCTGAAACAAATGGTATTGTCCTTTTTCAGTTTCCAACAAGCCAGGAGAACATTTGAAGAAAGAAAAGAATCTGACAAACAGGCTGCCCTTTATACCAACATTTTCTCTTATGTCATTACAGGCATTTTTATATCATTGGTGTTTCCTAAGCTGGGATTTTCATTGCCGTGGGAGGGCTATACAGTGCCTATCCTGTTTTTTTCGGTTGCCATTGCGCTATTGTACGCCATCAATGCGATCATCTGGAAGATTTTCGGAACGATATTCCTCATTCAACCTGTTTCTATGGAATATATTTATACGCTATACCTGTATAACCGGAATACCGGAATATTTATTTTTCCCCTGGTGGCCATCATGCCGTTCGTTCCGTATGTTGTACTTCACCCTCTGATTTATACCATCATAGCGATTATTTGTTTAGTTTATTTGTTGAGGGTTTTTAGGTTTTTTCAAATTATTCGTTCAAAAAATGCATCGTTTTTCTATTTCATTTTGTATCTTTGCACCCTCGAAATTTTACCGTTTTTGATATTTGCAAAAACATGTAAAATGCTGATTGATTTTTAA
- a CDS encoding shikimate dehydrogenase, producing MQQYMYGLIGYPLTHSFSQRYFSEKFEKEGYADHSYINFPIRSIDELEQVLVRNPELRGFNVTIPYKEQVIPFLDEIDEEAFRIGAVNTVHISDKGGRPFLKGFNTDIYGFRKSLGDWLVSCNVTLPKKALVLGTGGASKAVVFALNQLNIIPHSVSRNKGDKVYKTYDELDASDMASHLLIINTSPLGMFPDTATFPDIPYQFLSKDHLLYDLVYNPVQTSFMRKGEEKGAKGHNGERMLYFQAEKAWEIWQDQQ from the coding sequence ATGCAACAATACATGTACGGGTTAATCGGATATCCGTTAACACATTCGTTTTCCCAACGTTATTTCTCGGAAAAATTTGAAAAAGAAGGATATGCCGATCATTCATATATCAATTTCCCTATCAGGAGCATCGATGAGTTGGAGCAGGTGCTGGTCCGGAACCCGGAATTAAGGGGTTTTAATGTAACCATTCCCTATAAGGAACAGGTTATTCCTTTTCTTGATGAGATCGATGAGGAAGCATTCCGGATCGGAGCGGTGAATACGGTACATATTTCAGATAAAGGGGGTCGACCGTTTTTAAAAGGATTTAATACGGATATATATGGTTTCCGCAAATCGCTCGGGGATTGGCTGGTTTCCTGTAATGTGACGCTGCCGAAAAAGGCTTTGGTATTGGGTACGGGAGGAGCGTCTAAAGCGGTGGTGTTTGCATTGAATCAGTTAAATATCATACCTCATTCCGTGTCACGGAACAAAGGCGACAAGGTATACAAAACCTATGATGAACTTGACGCTTCGGATATGGCGTCTCATTTACTCATTATTAATACATCACCTTTGGGAATGTTTCCTGATACCGCTACATTTCCGGACATTCCATACCAATTCCTTTCTAAGGACCATTTGTTGTATGATCTGGTTTATAACCCCGTTCAAACTTCATTCATGAGAAAAGGAGAAGAAAAGGGTGCAAAGGGACATAACGGGGAACGGATGCTCTATTTTCAGGCTGAGAAAGCATGGGAGATATGGCAGGACCAACAATGA